Proteins co-encoded in one Daphnia carinata strain CSIRO-1 chromosome 3, CSIRO_AGI_Dcar_HiC_V3, whole genome shotgun sequence genomic window:
- the LOC130698569 gene encoding coactosin-like protein isoform X1, translating into MSTMFTRENNSRVSLRNKTLETHIDRQSVRESYNDVRSDFTETNWAVFQFEGNQICSKAVGSDFADFRTQFVDDERAFGFVRIQSGDEMSKRTKFLFVTWLGPNVSTMKRARLSSDKALVKEIIMNFAVELQIETADELNYEFFREAVHKAGGANYGTGVREL; encoded by the exons ATGTCCACCATGTTCACCAGAGAAAATAACAGCCGTGTTAGTCTTCGCAATAAG ACGCTGGAGACCCACATCGATCGTCAGAGTGTTCGAGAATCTTACAACGACGTCCGCTCAGACTTCACCGAAACGAATTG GGCGGTGTTCCAATTCGAGGGCAACCAGATCTGCAGCAAGGCCGTAGGAAGCGATTTCGCTGACTTTCGAACTCAGTTTGTCGATGATGAACGCGCATTTGGATTTGTCCGCATTCAA AGCGGTGACGAGATGAGCAAGCGGACCAAGTTCCTCTTTGTGACTTGGCTGGGACCCAACGTCAGCACGATGAAGCGAGCTCGGCTCAGCAGCGACAAGGCTCTCGTCAAGGAAATCATCATG AATTTCGCTGTTGAGTTGCAAATCGAGACGGCCGATGAGCTAAACTACGAGTTCTTCCGCGAGGCCGTCCACAAGGCGGGCGGTGCCAACTACGGAACCGGCGTCCGGGAGCTGTGA
- the LOC130698569 gene encoding coactosin-like protein isoform X2, which translates to MTSVANNVLPSYLTLETHIDRQSVRESYNDVRSDFTETNWAVFQFEGNQICSKAVGSDFADFRTQFVDDERAFGFVRIQSGDEMSKRTKFLFVTWLGPNVSTMKRARLSSDKALVKEIIMNFAVELQIETADELNYEFFREAVHKAGGANYGTGVREL; encoded by the exons ATGACTTCAGTCGCTAACAATGTCCTGCCTTCCTACCTG ACGCTGGAGACCCACATCGATCGTCAGAGTGTTCGAGAATCTTACAACGACGTCCGCTCAGACTTCACCGAAACGAATTG GGCGGTGTTCCAATTCGAGGGCAACCAGATCTGCAGCAAGGCCGTAGGAAGCGATTTCGCTGACTTTCGAACTCAGTTTGTCGATGATGAACGCGCATTTGGATTTGTCCGCATTCAA AGCGGTGACGAGATGAGCAAGCGGACCAAGTTCCTCTTTGTGACTTGGCTGGGACCCAACGTCAGCACGATGAAGCGAGCTCGGCTCAGCAGCGACAAGGCTCTCGTCAAGGAAATCATCATG AATTTCGCTGTTGAGTTGCAAATCGAGACGGCCGATGAGCTAAACTACGAGTTCTTCCGCGAGGCCGTCCACAAGGCGGGCGGTGCCAACTACGGAACCGGCGTCCGGGAGCTGTGA
- the LOC130698522 gene encoding G-protein coupled receptor dmsr-1-like: MQLFVSSETSGVGGGWDDRIVALFNQTMSNETSWPTDEEFLLMMTNNLSAVTTGISSSSSSPPAAKLYCGEGLEAFRRSYLIMHGYISLVVCLFGMLANTLNIIVLTRMDQRISPTNAILTGLALADNLVMIEYIPFTFHMYILRERPIYEKFSYPWTVYVLIHAHVTQVFHTISIWLTLLLAVWRYLSVAHPLRSRDWCTLDRALLAILLAYVCSPLVCIPLYLTYTIQEQPYRSPANSFTVNGTGISSTDVPMNHTLYVLGTSELARANESLLENINFWTYSVVVKLIPCVALTFFSFRLISALVSAKERRQNLKSSNANSSKKNLPAGGCDPERSVSGIERHAPSTGPATGSGSEKHDRTTRMLLAVLVLFLATEFPQGILALLSGILGDAFFTNCYGHLGELMDILALINGAINFILYCVMSRQFRQTFNRIFRPRLLDKWTADPLSAARGSNSLANNQNNRLTVRPIPAQQQQQQPQHSIVNLLSPDPCPV; this comes from the coding sequence TGGGTGGCGGTTGGGACGATCGTATCGTTGCGCTGTTCAACCAAACAATGTCGAACGAAACGAGTTGGCCCACTGACGAAGAATTCCTTCTGATGATGACCAACAATCTAAGTGCCGTGACGACCGGAATCTCCAGCTCGTCGTCATCACCTCCGGCCGCTAAGCTCTACTGCGGCGAAGGATTGGAAGCTTTCCGAAGATCGTACCTGATCATGCACGGCTACATCAGTCTTGTTGTCTGTCTCTTTGGAATGCTGGCCAACACGCTCAACATTATCGTCCTGACGCGGATGGACCAGCGCATTTCGCCGACCAACGCCATCCTGACGGGCCTGGCCCTGGCCGACAATTTGGTCATGATCGAATACATCCCGTTCACGTTCCACATGTACATCTTGCGCGAGCGGCCCATCTACGAAAAGTTCAGTTACCCCTGGACCGTCTACGTCCTGATTCATGCTCACGTCACCCAAGTCTTTCACACCATTTCCATTTGGCTGACGCTCTTGTTGGCCGTCTGGCGCTACCTGTCCGTCGCGCACCCGCTGAGGTCGCGCGACTGGTGCACACTCGACCGGGCACTTTTGGCCATTCTGCTGGCCTACGTCTGCTCTCCGTTGGTCTGCATCCCGCTCTACTTGACGTACACGATCCAAGAGCAGCCGTATCGGTCGCCGGCCAATAGTTTCACGGTGAACGGGACGGGCATTTCATCGACGGACGTGCCGATGAATCACACGCTGTACGTCCTTGGAACGAGCGAACTGGCCAGGGCCAACGAGAGCCTCCTGGAGAATATCAATTTCTGGACGTACAGCGTTGTCGTCAAGCTCATCCCCTGTGTGGCATTGACTTTCTTTAGTTTCCGGCTGATTAGCGCGTTGGTTAGCGCCAAGGAACGCCGTCAGAATCTTAAGAGCAGCAACGCGAATTCGTCGAAGAAGAACCTTCCGGCAGGCGGATGTGATCCGGAGCGATCCGTTTCTGGGATCGAGAGGCACGCACCGTCGACGGGACCAGCGACTGGAAGTGGTTCGGAGAAACACGACCGCACAACGCGGATGCTGTTGGCCGTTTTGGTCCTCTTCCTGGCGACGGAATTCCCGCAAGGGATCCTCGCCCTACTCAGCGGCATCCTGGGCGACGCTTTCTTCACCAACTGCTACGGACACCTGGGCGAGTTGATGGACATTCTGGCCCTGATTAACGGAGCCATCAATTTCATCCTTTACTGCGTCATGAGCCGCCAATTCCGCCAGACTTTCAACCGCATCTTTCGGCCCCGTTTGCTGGACAAATGGACAGCCGATCCACTGTCGGCTGCTCGCGGATCCAATTCGTTGGCCAACAACCAGAATAACAGGCTGACAGTTCGCCCAATTCCGgcgcaacagcaacaacaacaaccgcagCATTCGATCGTCAATCTGCTCAGCCCCGACCCTTGCCCAGTGTGA